Proteins from a genomic interval of Mustela lutreola isolate mMusLut2 chromosome 4, mMusLut2.pri, whole genome shotgun sequence:
- the LOC131828993 gene encoding transmembrane protein 258: MELEAMSRYTSPVNPAVFPHLTVVLLAIGMFFTAWFFVYEVTSTKYTRDIYKELLISLVASLFMGFGVLFLLLWVGIYV, translated from the coding sequence ATGGAGCTCGAGGCCATGAGCAGATACACCAGCCCAGTGAACCCTGCTGTCTTCCCTCATCTGACCGTGGTGCTGTTGGCCATTGGCATGTTCTTTACGGCCTGGTTCTTCGTTTATGAGGTTACCTCCACCAAATACACTCGGGATATCTACAAAGAGCTCCTCATCTCCTTGGTGGCCTCGCTCTTCATGGGTTTTGGagtcctcttcctgctgctctgggtTGGCATCTATGTATGA